CATCAAGCGCATCACGAACGACGATCTGCGTCAGAAATTCGTCGACGCCACCGTCGAGCAGGCGAAGGTGCTCGGCGTCACGCTGCCCGACGTGAACCTGAAGTGGAACGAAGCACGCGGTCACTACGACTACAGCGACCTCGACTGGGACGAATTCTGGCGCGTCGTCAACGGTGACGGCCCGTGCAACAAGGAACGACTCGCGACCCGCGTGAAAGCGCACGACGACGGCGCCTGGGTCCGCGAAGCCGCCCTCGCCCATGCCGAAAAACAGCGCCAGCGCGCGCAGCAACACGCCGCCTGAGCGGCGCAGACAGGAGACGTTGAGATGAACAAGGAATGGCCGATCTGGGAAGTCTTCGTGCGCAGCAAGCAGGGACTCGATCACAAGCATTGCGGCAGTCTGCACGCAGCAGACGCGTCGATGGCGCTGCGCATGGCGCGCGATGTCTACACGCGCCGCCAGGAAGGTGTGAGCATCTGGGTGGTGCCGTCGTCGGCGATCACGGCATCGGCGCCTGACGACAAAGCGGAACTGTTCGAACCGGCTGGCGACAAGATCTACCGCCATCCGACGTTCTATCAGTTGCCCGACGAAGTCAACCACATGTAAGCGCGCCGCGTCATTGATATGGATATCACGCCCCAACACCTCGCCTACGTGCTCCGCCTCGCCGACACAGCGCTGATCCTCGGACAGCGCAACGCGGAATGGTGCGGCCACGGCCCGATTCTCGAAGAAGACATCGCGCTGTCGAACATGAGCCTCGACCTGATCGGCCAGGCGCGTCTGCTGTACACGCACGCGGCCGAACTGGAAAAGACGCTGACTGGCACGAGCCGCACGGAAGACGACTACGCGTTCTTCCGCGCCGAGCGCGAGTTCGCGAACTACACGCTGGCCGAGCTGCCGCATGTCGGGCCGCTCGCAGGCACGGCGCACGCGGACAAGGATTACGCCGTCACGATCGTGCGCAACTTCCTGTATTCGTCGCTGATGCTGCATATGTGGTCGGCGCTGACGGGCTCGTCGGATGCGCAGTTGGCTGCCATCGCGGCGAAGTCGATCAAGGAAACGCAGTATCACGTGCATCACGCGGGTGAATGGCTCGTGCGCTTCGGCGACGGCACGGACGAGTCGCATCGTCGCGCGCAGGCCGCGCTCGATTACCTGATGCCGTACACGCGCGAATTCTTCAGTAACGACGCGACGGAAGACGCGATCGCCGAAGCCGGAATCGGCCCGAAGACGTCGGAACTCGAAGCCGCGTGGCTCGAAGACGTGCGCGCCGCGCTGGACGAAGCGACGCTGACGCTGCCCGAGCCCGTCAAGCACATCACGACGGGCAAGCACGGCGAGCATTCGGAGCACATGGGCTTCCTGCTCGCCGAAATGCAGAGCCTCGCGCGGCAGCACCCGGGCGCGACCTGGTAATCCGTCGATCCAACAGGTGAGTTCAACGATGACTTCGATCGCTCAAACAGCCGAAGCCCACGACCGCGTGCTCGAACAGGCGTGGGCCGTGCTCGAGGCCGTGCCCGATCCTGAAATCCCCGTCGTGTCGATCCGCGAACTGGGCATTCTGCGCGACGTGCGCCGCGCTGCCGACGGCGCGCTCGAAGTCGTCATCACGCCGACGTACTCGGGTTGCCCGGCGATGTCGCAGATCGCGGAAGACATCGGCATCGCGCTGGACGCCGCCGGTTTCACGCCGTACCGCGTCGAAACCGTGCTCGCGCCCGCCTGGACCACCGACTGGATCACCGACGACGCCCGCGAAAAGCTGCGCGCGTACGGCATCGCGCCGCCGACGGGCAACTGCGGCAGCGCAGAGCCCGACCCGAACGCCGGAACGAAACAGAAAGTGATCCGCTTCGTTCCGCGCTCGCTGCCCGCGCCCGCCTGCCCGCGCTGCGGCTCGAAACACACCGAACGCCTCGCGCAATTCGGCTCGACGGCCTGCAAGGCGCTGTACCGCTGCGTCGACTGCCGCGAACCCTTCGACTACTTCAAACCGTACTGATATGGCCACCCCGCAATTTCATCCGCTGCGCATCCGGGAAGTGCGGCCCGAAACCGCCGATGCGGTTTCCGTCGCCTTCGAAGTCCCCGTCGAACTGCGCGAGCAGTTTCGCTTCACGCAGGGCCAGTTCGTCACGTTGAAGACGCATATCGACGGTGAGGAAACGCGCCGCTCGTATTCGATCTGCGTTGGCGTCACCGATTACGACCGCGACGGCGAACTGCGCATCGGCATCAAGCGCGTGCGCGGCGGCCGCTTCTCGACCTTCGCGTTCGATACGCTGCAACCCGGCCACACGATCGACGTGATGACGCCGGACGGCCGTTTCTTCACGCACCTGAACGCCGACCTCGGCAAGCAGTACGTCGCGTTTTCGGGCGGCTCGGGCATCACGCCCGTGCTGGCGATCGTCAAGACGACGCTCGAAATCGAGCCGCGCAGCACGTTCACGCTGATCTACGGCAACCGCAGCGTCGATCAGATCATGTTCGCCGAAGAGCTCGAAGATCTGAAGAACCGGTTTATGAACCGCTTCGTGCTGTATCACGTGCTGTCCGACGACATCCAGGACGTCGAGCTGTTCAACGGCGTGCTCGATCAGGCGAAATGCGCGTCGTTCCTCGAAACGCTGATGCCCGCCGACGCCATCGACGAAGCGTTCATCTGCGGTCCGGGCCCGATGATGGATGCCGCCGAAGCCGCGCTGAAGGACGCGGGCGTGCCGCAGGAAAAGGTGCACGTCGAGCGATTCGGCACGCCGCTGCCGCAAGCAGGCGTGCCCGCCGCCGAAATCACCGACGACACGCCGACGGCCGACCTCGAAATCGTGCTCGACGGCAAGAAGCGCAAGCTGCGTTTGCCGTATCAGGGTTTGAGCGTGCTCGACGTCGGCCTGCGTGCGGGTCTCGCGCTGCCGTATGCGTGCAAGGGCGGCGTCTGCTGCACGTGCCGCGCGAAGGTGCTGGAAGGCGAAGTGAAGATGGAGAAGAACTACACGCTGGAAGAGCACGAGATCAAGGACGGCTTCGTGCTGACCTGCCAGTGTCACCCCATCAGCGACAAGATCGTCGTTAGTTACGACGAACGTTGATACTGCGCGCGGCGTGAGCGGCATGCGCCGCACGCCATGCGCCGTATGTGCGCGTCGTCGCTTTCGGCACACACGCGATCCGCTTACACTAGGGGCCGCTCGTCATAGGAAAGTCTTCCTGCGGCGCGCGGCCTTTTCCGTTTTCTGATCGAACCGCGCTTCGATTGCGCTCGATGGGCGTCCGAACGCGTCAATGACAATGAGCACGATCCATATCACCAACGGCGACGTTGCCGCCGACTCGCTGCGCAAGGCGCTCGACCAGGCCGGCCGGACCGACGCCGTGCTGGCCCTGCGCGACGATCTGGCCGTCGGTCCGCTGCAAGGCATCGACGATACGCCGCAGACGCGCGCCGATTTCTGGCAACGCGTCAGCGGCGACGACGCGCGCGATTTCGTCGGCGAATTCGAAACGCAGGCGGCCGACATCACAGCCGTGGTCGAGGCGTCGACGCACGTTGTCGTGTGGCACGGTCAAAGCGCCGCCGATCAGCTGACGCTGCGCCGCGCATGTTTTCACCTGCGCGAAATGCCGCAACGGCTCAACGAAGTGCGCCTGTCGATCGACGATCTGACGGGCGATGCCAGCGCGCCGCTACGCCGTCCCGATCAGGCGACGTCCGTCGGCATGTTCGCGCCCGATCTGCTGCTGAAGCGTCTGCCGAGTGCCGCGCCGATTTCGGTGCTGCGTATCGGCCGGCTCGCGCTCGAATGGCAGGAAGTGAAACTCGCCGACGCCGAACTGCGTCGCTGGCGCGACAACATGTTCACGAGCGGACACTTCGCCGAACTGGACGCGCTGATCTTCGAGTATGCCGCCGAAGGCTGGCAGTCCGCCGCGCGCGTTGCTGCCCAGGTGATGGCGGCGGACAACGGCCTGCTGGTCAGCGACAGCATGCTGCTGTGGCGACTCCGTGAACTCGCCGCCGCGGGCGAGCTGCAATTGCGCGGAGAGACGGAGATGTGGCGTTCGCTGGAGATGAACGTCACGCGTGCAACCCTTTCCCCTGCTTGAGACAAACTAGAACAATCATGGCCCGTACACGAGCCCCCGATCACGAGAGCCAACGCGACCAGATCCTCGAACTGGCCGCCGCGAAATTCGCTCTGACGAGCTATCCGAGCACGTCGATGGCCGATCTGGCCGCGGCGAGCGGCACATCGAAAGCGCGCCTCTATCACTATTACGAGAGCAAGGAAGCGATTCTGTTCGACCTGCTCGACCGCTACACGAAGCGGCTGATGCTGATCATCGCCGAGGTGGAAGGCGCGAGCCAGCGGCGCGGACTCACCGAGCGCGAGACGTTCGCCGAATTGATCCGCGCGTTCCTGTCTGAATACGAGACATCGCACAGCCGGCACGTCGCGCTGCTTAACGACGTCAAATATCTGGTCGAGTCGCAGCGCGAGATCGTTCTGAACCGGCAACGTGACGTGGTTGCCGCGTTCGCTCGCCAGTTGGCACGCGCGTACCCCGAACGCGTATCACGCGAAAACCAGACCGCCCTCACGATGATGGTTTTCGGCATGATCAACTGGACGTTCACCTGGCTGAAGCCGGGCGGCAAGATGGGCTACCGGGAGTTCGCGGAGCAGGTGATCGGCATGGTGGATCACGGGCTGCTCGCTGCGGCGTCGGCGGGCCGCGCTAACGCTAGCTGACCGCTTTTCGTCCGAAAACCATGCTGTTCCGCAGCAACTATCGTGCCGCCGTTGCGACAAGGCGACGCAACGGTATCGCACGATCATTCTATAAATAATCGTTTAAAATCAAATAGATAAAAACCTGCGCGCATATTTTTAGACTGCGCATTCGATTCATCACAGGGTTTTCCCTAGTGAGACTTCGGGTTTTCCATTAGAATGCTTTTTGCGGCGCATCATGCCGCTTTGCTATAGGAGAACCCACCATGACTGAGCTAACCATCCGCGCCGCCGAGCCGATCGCTGTCGATCGCTTGTTGAATGTCGCCGGTCGCGCGCCTGTTCTGGTCCGGGAACTCGGCGAGAAAGACCGCGCACTTCTGCTCGCCCACTTCATCGAACTTGGCGAAGACGATCGTCTGCTGCGTTTCGGCCAGGTCACGCCGGATCACGTCATCGAAAACTACGTTCGCACGCTGGATTTCAACCGCGACACCGTGTTTGGCGTGTTCGATCGTCAGCTGCAACTGGTCGGCGTCGGCCATCTGGCTTATCTGCCCGCAGAAGGCGACACGCGCACGGCTGAATTCGGCGTGTCGGTGTCGGAAAGCGTGCGCGGCCAGGGCATCGGCACGAAGCTGTTCGAACGCGCAGCCATCCGCAGCCGCAACACGCACGTGACAACGCTGTACATCCACTGCCTGTCGCGCAACTCGACGATGATGCACATCGCCAAGAAGGCCGGCATGAAGATCGAATACGCATACGGCGAAGCGGATGCCTATCTGACGCTCACGCCCGCGGATCAGAACAGCATCATCTCGGAAATGCTGCAGGAGCAGG
This genomic interval from Paraburkholderia sabiae contains the following:
- the paaB gene encoding 1,2-phenylacetyl-CoA epoxidase subunit PaaB; translation: MNKEWPIWEVFVRSKQGLDHKHCGSLHAADASMALRMARDVYTRRQEGVSIWVVPSSAITASAPDDKAELFEPAGDKIYRHPTFYQLPDEVNHM
- the paaC gene encoding 1,2-phenylacetyl-CoA epoxidase subunit PaaC; translated protein: MDITPQHLAYVLRLADTALILGQRNAEWCGHGPILEEDIALSNMSLDLIGQARLLYTHAAELEKTLTGTSRTEDDYAFFRAEREFANYTLAELPHVGPLAGTAHADKDYAVTIVRNFLYSSLMLHMWSALTGSSDAQLAAIAAKSIKETQYHVHHAGEWLVRFGDGTDESHRRAQAALDYLMPYTREFFSNDATEDAIAEAGIGPKTSELEAAWLEDVRAALDEATLTLPEPVKHITTGKHGEHSEHMGFLLAEMQSLARQHPGATW
- the paaD gene encoding 1,2-phenylacetyl-CoA epoxidase subunit PaaD gives rise to the protein MTSIAQTAEAHDRVLEQAWAVLEAVPDPEIPVVSIRELGILRDVRRAADGALEVVITPTYSGCPAMSQIAEDIGIALDAAGFTPYRVETVLAPAWTTDWITDDAREKLRAYGIAPPTGNCGSAEPDPNAGTKQKVIRFVPRSLPAPACPRCGSKHTERLAQFGSTACKALYRCVDCREPFDYFKPY
- the paaE gene encoding 1,2-phenylacetyl-CoA epoxidase subunit PaaE, whose protein sequence is MATPQFHPLRIREVRPETADAVSVAFEVPVELREQFRFTQGQFVTLKTHIDGEETRRSYSICVGVTDYDRDGELRIGIKRVRGGRFSTFAFDTLQPGHTIDVMTPDGRFFTHLNADLGKQYVAFSGGSGITPVLAIVKTTLEIEPRSTFTLIYGNRSVDQIMFAEELEDLKNRFMNRFVLYHVLSDDIQDVELFNGVLDQAKCASFLETLMPADAIDEAFICGPGPMMDAAEAALKDAGVPQEKVHVERFGTPLPQAGVPAAEITDDTPTADLEIVLDGKKRKLRLPYQGLSVLDVGLRAGLALPYACKGGVCCTCRAKVLEGEVKMEKNYTLEEHEIKDGFVLTCQCHPISDKIVVSYDER
- a CDS encoding DUF1835 domain-containing protein, which codes for MSTIHITNGDVAADSLRKALDQAGRTDAVLALRDDLAVGPLQGIDDTPQTRADFWQRVSGDDARDFVGEFETQAADITAVVEASTHVVVWHGQSAADQLTLRRACFHLREMPQRLNEVRLSIDDLTGDASAPLRRPDQATSVGMFAPDLLLKRLPSAAPISVLRIGRLALEWQEVKLADAELRRWRDNMFTSGHFAELDALIFEYAAEGWQSAARVAAQVMAADNGLLVSDSMLLWRLRELAAAGELQLRGETEMWRSLEMNVTRATLSPA
- a CDS encoding TetR/AcrR family transcriptional regulator — translated: MARTRAPDHESQRDQILELAAAKFALTSYPSTSMADLAAASGTSKARLYHYYESKEAILFDLLDRYTKRLMLIIAEVEGASQRRGLTERETFAELIRAFLSEYETSHSRHVALLNDVKYLVESQREIVLNRQRDVVAAFARQLARAYPERVSRENQTALTMMVFGMINWTFTWLKPGGKMGYREFAEQVIGMVDHGLLAAASAGRANAS
- a CDS encoding GNAT family N-acetyltransferase yields the protein MTELTIRAAEPIAVDRLLNVAGRAPVLVRELGEKDRALLLAHFIELGEDDRLLRFGQVTPDHVIENYVRTLDFNRDTVFGVFDRQLQLVGVGHLAYLPAEGDTRTAEFGVSVSESVRGQGIGTKLFERAAIRSRNTHVTTLYIHCLSRNSTMMHIAKKAGMKIEYAYGEADAYLTLTPADQNSIISEMLQEQAAVFDYVLKRQARSTSKLIESFIPTAIAA